In one window of Burkholderia multivorans ATCC BAA-247 DNA:
- a CDS encoding NCS1 family nucleobase:cation symporter-1, with product MKATANSAEPDGMAMPGGSLYNDDLAPTTPAQRTWKWYHFAALWVGMVMNIASYMLAAGLIQEGMSPWQAVLTVLLGNLIVLVPMLLIGHAGAKHGIPYAVLVRASFGTQGAKLPALLRAIVACGWYGIQTWLGGSAIYTLLNILTGNALHGAALPLVGISFGQLACFLVFWALQLYFIVHGTDSIRWLESWSAPIKVVMCIALVWWATSKAGGVGSMLSAPSQFAAGGKKAGLFWATFWPGLTAMVGFWATLALNIPDFTRFAHSQRDQMIGQSLGLPVPMALLSVVSVVVTSATVVIYGNAIWDPIDLTSRMTGIGVGIALVILTLDTMCCNLAANLVGPAYDFSSLWPKRISYRTGGLITATIAIVMMPWKILATTDGYIFTWLVGYSALLGPVAGILMVDYFLIRGTQLDTRALFDESGGFSYARGWNPAALAALAIGVLPNLPGFLHTAFPASFPNVPAFFNTLYTYAWFVGLVLASCVYGTWMRWRAAQRAQIASA from the coding sequence ATGAAAGCGACAGCGAACAGTGCCGAACCCGACGGCATGGCGATGCCGGGCGGCAGCCTGTACAACGACGATCTGGCGCCGACGACGCCGGCGCAACGCACCTGGAAGTGGTATCACTTCGCGGCGCTGTGGGTCGGGATGGTGATGAACATCGCGTCGTACATGCTGGCGGCCGGCCTGATCCAGGAAGGCATGTCGCCGTGGCAGGCGGTGCTGACCGTGCTGCTCGGCAATCTGATCGTGCTCGTGCCGATGCTGCTGATCGGCCACGCAGGCGCGAAGCACGGGATTCCGTATGCGGTGCTCGTGCGCGCGTCGTTCGGTACGCAAGGCGCGAAACTGCCGGCGCTGCTGCGCGCGATCGTCGCGTGCGGCTGGTACGGGATTCAGACCTGGCTCGGCGGCAGCGCGATCTACACGCTGCTGAACATCCTGACCGGCAACGCGCTGCACGGCGCGGCGCTGCCGCTCGTCGGCATCTCGTTCGGGCAGCTCGCGTGCTTTCTGGTGTTCTGGGCGCTGCAGCTGTATTTCATCGTGCACGGCACCGATTCGATCCGCTGGCTCGAAAGCTGGTCTGCGCCGATCAAGGTCGTGATGTGCATCGCGCTCGTCTGGTGGGCGACCTCGAAGGCGGGCGGCGTCGGCTCGATGCTGTCCGCGCCGTCGCAGTTCGCGGCCGGCGGCAAGAAGGCCGGGCTGTTCTGGGCGACCTTCTGGCCGGGCCTCACCGCGATGGTCGGCTTCTGGGCGACGCTCGCGCTGAACATTCCCGACTTTACGCGCTTCGCGCATTCGCAGCGGGACCAGATGATCGGGCAGTCGCTCGGGCTGCCGGTGCCGATGGCGCTGCTGTCGGTCGTGTCGGTGGTCGTGACGTCCGCGACGGTCGTGATCTACGGCAACGCGATCTGGGATCCGATCGACCTGACGAGCCGGATGACGGGCATCGGTGTCGGCATCGCGCTCGTGATCCTGACGCTCGACACGATGTGCTGCAACCTCGCCGCGAATCTGGTCGGCCCCGCGTACGACTTCTCGAGCCTCTGGCCGAAACGGATCTCGTACCGCACGGGCGGGCTGATCACCGCGACGATCGCGATCGTGATGATGCCGTGGAAGATCCTCGCGACGACCGACGGCTACATCTTCACCTGGCTCGTCGGCTATTCGGCGCTGCTCGGCCCGGTGGCCGGGATCCTGATGGTCGACTACTTCCTGATTCGCGGCACGCAGCTCGACACGCGCGCGCTGTTCGACGAAAGCGGCGGCTTCAGCTATGCGCGCGGCTGGAATCCGGCCGCGCTCGCCGCGCTCGCGATCGGCGTGCTGCCGAACTTGCCCGGCTTTCTGCATACCGCGTTTCCGGCGTCGTTCCCGAACGTGCCGGCGTTCTTCAATACGCTGTACACCTACGCGTGGTTCGTCGGCCTCGTGCTGGCGTCGTGCGTGTACGGCACGTGGATGAGATGGCGCGCGGCGCAGCGCGCGCAGATCGCGAGTGCATGA
- the preA gene encoding NAD-dependent dihydropyrimidine dehydrogenase subunit PreA has protein sequence MADLRCTIAGITSPNPFWLASAPPTDKAYNVNRAFEAGWGGVVWKTLGLDPHVVNVSSRYGAVQWNGQRIAGLNNIELITDRPLDVNLREIAQVKRDWPDRALIVSLMVPCNERDWKWILPLVEDTGADAVELNFGCPHGMSERGMGAAVGQVPEYVEMVTRWVKEGTKLPCLVKLTPNISDIRMGSRAAYKGGADGVSLINTINSIVAVDLDQMAPIPTVDGKGTHGGYCGPAVKPIALNMVAEIARDPETPNLPISGIGGISTWRDAAEFIVLGAGSVQVCTAAMHYGFRIVSDLVDGLSNWMDDKGYATLDDVRGRAVPNVTDWKYLNLQYDIKARIDQDRCIQCGLCHIACEDTSHQAITREKDGVRHFEVVDADCVGCNLCMHVCPVEQCITMERVDAGGYANWTTHPNNPARADAGAGAAPPEKHAKAA, from the coding sequence ATGGCCGATCTTCGCTGCACCATTGCGGGCATCACTTCTCCGAATCCGTTCTGGCTGGCCTCCGCGCCGCCGACCGACAAGGCCTACAACGTCAACCGCGCGTTCGAGGCGGGCTGGGGCGGCGTCGTCTGGAAGACGCTCGGACTCGATCCGCACGTCGTCAACGTCAGCTCGCGCTACGGCGCCGTGCAGTGGAACGGCCAGCGGATCGCGGGGCTGAACAACATCGAGCTGATCACCGATCGTCCGCTCGACGTGAACCTGCGCGAAATCGCGCAGGTGAAGCGCGACTGGCCCGACCGCGCGCTGATCGTGTCGCTGATGGTGCCGTGCAACGAGCGCGACTGGAAATGGATCCTGCCGCTCGTCGAGGACACCGGCGCCGATGCGGTCGAACTGAACTTCGGCTGTCCGCACGGCATGAGCGAGCGCGGCATGGGCGCGGCCGTCGGGCAGGTGCCCGAATACGTCGAGATGGTCACGCGCTGGGTCAAGGAAGGCACGAAGCTGCCGTGTCTCGTGAAGCTCACGCCGAACATCAGCGACATCCGGATGGGTTCGCGCGCCGCCTACAAGGGCGGCGCGGACGGCGTGTCGCTGATCAACACGATCAATTCGATCGTCGCGGTCGATCTCGACCAGATGGCGCCGATCCCGACCGTCGACGGCAAGGGCACGCACGGCGGCTACTGCGGGCCGGCGGTCAAGCCGATCGCGCTGAACATGGTCGCGGAGATCGCGCGCGATCCGGAAACGCCGAACCTGCCGATCTCCGGCATCGGCGGCATTTCGACATGGCGCGACGCCGCCGAATTCATCGTGCTCGGCGCGGGCAGCGTGCAGGTCTGCACGGCGGCGATGCATTACGGATTCCGGATCGTGTCGGACCTCGTGGACGGGCTGTCGAACTGGATGGACGACAAGGGCTATGCGACGCTCGACGACGTGCGCGGCCGCGCGGTGCCGAACGTCACCGACTGGAAGTACCTGAACCTGCAGTACGACATCAAGGCGCGCATCGACCAGGACCGCTGCATCCAGTGCGGGCTGTGCCACATCGCCTGCGAGGACACCTCGCATCAGGCGATCACGCGCGAGAAGGACGGCGTGCGGCACTTCGAAGTCGTCGATGCGGACTGCGTCGGCTGCAACCTCTGCATGCACGTGTGTCCGGTCGAACAGTGCATCACGATGGAGCGCGTCGACGCGGGCGGCTACGCGAACTGGACCACGCATCCGAACAACCCGGCACGCGCGGACGCAGGCGCGGGCGCCGCGCCGCCCGAGAAGCATGCGAAGGCGGCCTGA
- a CDS encoding aromatic ring-hydroxylating oxygenase subunit alpha, with protein sequence MRAVPLPDSNTLEPASGALVRDLRRVPIHPDYWYPLAWSRELKRGKTLGVRFAGEPIVLVRTESGAVYALEDRCAHRQVPLHAGVVAGETLRCCYHGWTYDCSSGRCVDVPYLGRERLPNGVRAYPCREAHGLIFVFPGDATRADERPFPLLASADDRAYKTRRFGREVKCHYSFMHENLMDMNHQFLHRKQMGQMRARCVGRRRGDDWVEVDYTFARMEGKQPVGEALVFGSSKKPGDQANKSVMTVRTGYPYQTLQIRSSEGTLVMDLWIVYVPLDAAQRTNRTFGLLSIRKPGVPFALDLAWPLLVWFTERIFGEDRWIVEREQEAHDEQGADWNHEVFPVINELRDLLRQCGARTVIPIREVDDVR encoded by the coding sequence ATGCGCGCAGTGCCTTTGCCCGACAGCAATACCCTCGAACCCGCCAGCGGCGCGCTCGTGCGCGATCTGCGCCGCGTGCCGATTCACCCCGATTACTGGTATCCGCTCGCGTGGTCGCGCGAGCTCAAGCGTGGCAAGACGCTCGGCGTGCGCTTCGCCGGCGAGCCGATCGTGCTCGTGCGCACCGAATCGGGCGCCGTCTACGCGCTCGAAGACCGTTGCGCGCACCGCCAGGTGCCGCTGCATGCGGGCGTCGTCGCCGGCGAAACGCTGCGCTGCTGCTATCACGGCTGGACCTACGACTGCAGCAGCGGCCGCTGCGTCGACGTCCCCTATCTCGGCCGCGAGCGGCTGCCGAACGGCGTGCGCGCGTATCCGTGCCGCGAAGCGCACGGGCTGATCTTCGTGTTCCCCGGCGACGCGACGCGCGCCGACGAACGGCCGTTCCCGTTGCTCGCCTCCGCGGACGACCGCGCCTACAAGACGCGCCGCTTCGGCCGCGAGGTCAAGTGCCACTACTCGTTCATGCACGAGAACCTGATGGACATGAACCATCAGTTCCTGCACCGCAAGCAGATGGGCCAGATGCGTGCACGCTGCGTCGGCCGCCGTCGCGGCGACGACTGGGTCGAGGTCGACTACACGTTCGCGCGCATGGAAGGCAAGCAGCCGGTCGGCGAGGCGCTCGTGTTCGGTTCGAGCAAGAAGCCGGGCGACCAGGCGAACAAGAGCGTGATGACGGTGCGCACCGGCTACCCGTATCAAACGCTGCAGATTCGCTCGAGCGAAGGCACGCTCGTGATGGACCTGTGGATCGTCTACGTGCCGCTCGATGCCGCGCAGCGCACCAACCGCACGTTCGGGCTGCTGTCGATCCGCAAGCCGGGCGTGCCGTTCGCGCTCGATCTCGCGTGGCCGCTGCTCGTCTGGTTTACCGAGCGCATCTTCGGCGAGGATCGCTGGATCGTCGAGCGCGAGCAGGAAGCGCACGACGAGCAGGGCGCCGACTGGAACCACGAGGTGTTTCCCGTCATCAACGAACTGCGCGACCTGCTGCGCCAGTGCGGCGCGCGCACGGTGATCCCGATCCGCGAAGTGGACGACGTGCGCTGA
- the msrA gene encoding peptide-methionine (S)-S-oxide reductase MsrA produces the protein MNTTSSPQPARRRRTAMLRRIGALAVAAAAVIGYQRAGQSAEPTRTAPAPTLDETPGASHDETAVLAGGCFWGVQGVFEHVKGVKQVTAGYAGGASETAHYALVGTGLTGHAESVRIVYDPARITYGRLLQIFFSVAHDPTELNRQGPDEGTQYRSAIFPTSAQQRAIATAYVAQLGRAHTFATPIVTRVEPFNGFYPAESYHQNYLELHPDAPYIAFNDLPKVAALQQRFPALYRADAVLWRDASR, from the coding sequence ATGAACACGACATCCTCCCCACAACCGGCGCGCCGGCGGCGCACGGCGATGCTGCGGCGCATCGGCGCGCTCGCCGTCGCGGCCGCCGCCGTGATCGGCTATCAGCGTGCCGGCCAGTCCGCCGAGCCGACGCGCACGGCGCCCGCCCCGACGCTCGACGAGACGCCCGGCGCGTCGCACGACGAAACGGCCGTGCTCGCCGGCGGCTGCTTCTGGGGCGTGCAGGGCGTCTTCGAACACGTGAAGGGCGTGAAGCAGGTCACGGCCGGCTACGCGGGCGGCGCATCCGAAACCGCGCATTACGCGCTCGTCGGCACGGGCCTGACCGGCCATGCCGAATCGGTGCGCATCGTCTACGATCCCGCGCGGATCACGTACGGCCGGCTGCTGCAGATCTTCTTCTCGGTCGCGCACGACCCGACCGAGCTGAACCGGCAGGGCCCGGACGAAGGCACCCAGTATCGTTCGGCGATCTTCCCGACCAGCGCGCAGCAGCGCGCGATCGCGACCGCGTACGTCGCGCAGCTCGGTCGCGCGCATACGTTCGCCACGCCGATCGTCACGCGCGTCGAGCCGTTCAACGGCTTCTATCCGGCCGAGTCGTATCATCAGAACTACCTCGAACTGCATCCGGACGCGCCCTACATCGCGTTCAACGATCTGCCGAAGGTCGCCGCACTGCAGCAGCGGTTTCCGGCGCTCTACCGCGCCGATGCGGTCCTGTGGCGCGACGCGAGCCGCTGA
- the hydA gene encoding dihydropyrimidinase: protein MAILIRGGTVIDADRSYRADVLCAEPQDGGTILQIAEKIDAPAGATIVDAHDQYVMPGGIDPHTHMELSFMGTTASDDFYSGTAAGLAGGTTSIIDFVIPSPKQPLMDAFREWLGWAEKAAADYGFHVAVTWWDESVHRDMGTLVREHGVSSFKHFMAYKNAIMADDEILVNSFTRSLELGALPTVHAENGELVFRLQQALLARGMTGPEAHPLSRPPEVEGEAANRAIRIAQVLGVPVYIVHVSAKDAVDAITRARSEGLRVFGEVLPGHLVIDEAVYRDPDWTRAAAHVMSPPFRSAEHREALWRGLQAGQLHTTATDHCVFCASQKAMGRDDFTKIPNGCGGVEDRMSVLWHHGVNHGRITPNEFVRITSTNAAQIFNLYPRKGAVQVGADADLVVWDPAATKTISVNTHHQQVDFNVFEGMTVQGVATHTLTRGALAWADGELRAVRGAGRYLKRPPVAGYYEAARIANRLREPQPVERAH, encoded by the coding sequence ATGGCAATCCTGATTCGCGGCGGCACCGTGATCGATGCGGACCGCTCCTATCGCGCGGACGTGCTGTGCGCCGAGCCGCAGGACGGCGGCACGATCCTGCAGATCGCCGAGAAGATCGACGCGCCGGCCGGCGCGACGATCGTCGACGCGCACGACCAGTACGTGATGCCGGGCGGCATCGATCCGCATACGCACATGGAACTGTCGTTCATGGGCACGACGGCGAGCGACGATTTCTACTCGGGCACGGCCGCGGGGCTCGCGGGCGGCACGACGAGCATCATCGATTTCGTGATCCCGAGCCCGAAGCAGCCGCTGATGGACGCGTTTCGCGAATGGCTCGGCTGGGCCGAGAAGGCCGCGGCCGATTATGGCTTTCATGTCGCGGTCACCTGGTGGGACGAATCCGTGCATCGCGACATGGGCACGCTCGTGCGCGAGCACGGCGTGTCGAGCTTCAAGCATTTCATGGCGTACAAGAACGCGATCATGGCCGACGACGAGATCCTCGTGAACAGCTTCACGCGTTCGCTCGAGCTCGGTGCGCTGCCGACCGTCCATGCGGAGAACGGCGAACTCGTGTTCCGGCTGCAGCAGGCGCTGCTCGCGCGCGGGATGACGGGCCCCGAAGCGCACCCGCTGTCGCGGCCGCCCGAGGTCGAGGGCGAGGCGGCGAACCGCGCGATCCGCATCGCGCAGGTGCTCGGCGTGCCGGTGTATATCGTCCACGTCTCGGCGAAGGACGCGGTCGATGCGATCACGCGCGCGCGCAGCGAAGGGCTGCGCGTGTTCGGCGAAGTGCTGCCCGGCCACCTGGTGATCGACGAGGCCGTGTATCGCGATCCCGACTGGACGCGCGCGGCCGCGCACGTGATGAGCCCGCCGTTCCGCTCGGCCGAGCATCGCGAAGCGCTGTGGCGCGGGCTGCAGGCCGGGCAGCTGCACACGACGGCGACCGATCACTGCGTGTTCTGCGCCTCGCAGAAGGCGATGGGCCGCGACGATTTCACGAAGATTCCGAACGGCTGCGGCGGCGTCGAGGATCGGATGTCGGTGCTGTGGCATCACGGCGTGAACCACGGCCGCATCACGCCGAACGAGTTCGTGCGGATCACGTCGACGAATGCCGCGCAGATCTTCAACCTGTATCCGCGCAAGGGCGCGGTGCAGGTCGGCGCCGATGCGGATCTCGTCGTCTGGGATCCGGCCGCGACGAAGACGATCTCGGTGAACACGCATCACCAGCAGGTCGACTTCAACGTGTTCGAGGGGATGACCGTGCAGGGCGTCGCGACGCACACGCTCACGCGCGGTGCGCTCGCCTGGGCCGACGGCGAGCTGCGCGCGGTGCGCGGCGCGGGCCGCTACCTGAAGCGGCCGCCCGTGGCCGGCTACTACGAGGCGGCGCGCATCGCGAACCGGCTGCGCGAGCCGCAACCGGTCGAGCGCGCGCACTGA